The following proteins are encoded in a genomic region of Oryza brachyantha chromosome 11, ObraRS2, whole genome shotgun sequence:
- the LOC102704283 gene encoding disease resistance protein RPM1-like isoform X1, whose translation MHQHPPAGSSPESPVNGRVHMEAVILAVSKIGSVLVEEATKAAITELSEKATNLKELPLKVEEMEKELKTMNNVIKQMSTEHLTDEIVKGWIADVRGLAHRVQDIMDKYSFHALKLEEENAVKKLFTRTKYLTVFSEIAQEISNIETQIGNVVMRKKWWLKKSHYNANTLADIERKRSQDCLLAPDDLVGIEDNRKLLTDWLYSGEQDNTIITVSGMGGLGKTALVNNVYEREKTNFKACVWIVVSQTYDVVDLLRKLVKKIGSPQQTQLSDLDARDLKNKIKEMLKHGNFLIVLDDVWNREAYTQIVDAFPPCQGSCIIITTRQGDVAALAHPTRQLKLHPLEHSDAFDLFCRRAFYKNYKCPQNLEKLGNDIVVRCQGLPLAIVSIGGLLSSLPPENHAWNETYKQLRSELTNNNHVQAILNLSYHDLPGDLRNCFLYCSLFPEDHQLSRETLVRLWVAEGFVVQNEENSPEEVAEKHLRELIQRNMLQVVENDELGRVSTCKMHDLVRDLALCIAKQEKFGCANDYGTMQRMDKEVRRLSSCGWKGKAVMQVKFMRLRTLVAHGMTAPSRHMLSSILSESSYLTVLELQDSEITEVPESIGDLFNLRYIGLQRTKVKALPESIGKLSSLQTLNIKQTKIQKLPRGIVKIKKLQHLLADRYEDENRSQFRYFLGVQAPKELSSLEELQTLETVEASKELAEQLKKLMNLRSLWIDNINADDCANLFATLSKMPLLSSLLLSASDENELLCLEALKPESEDLHRLIVRGCWAAGTLEYPIFRDHGKNLKYLAISWCRLQEDPLLLLAPYVPNLAYLSLNRVSIASTLVLSAGCFPHLKTLVLQRMPDVNHLEIIGGALQHIECLYVVSLPKLDKVPRGIESLGYLKKLWLQGLHTNFRFEWEKNGMHQKMQHVPELRVKG comes from the coding sequence TACACATGGAGGCTGTAATCCTTGCTGTTTCAAAGATTGGTTCTGTTTTAGTGGAGGAGGCCACCAAAGCTGCTATAACCGAGCTATCTGAAAAAGCTACAAATCTGAAGGAACTGCCATTAAAGGTTGAGGAAATGGAGAAGGAACTAAAGACGATGAACAATGTTATAAAACAGATGAGCACAGAACATCTTACAGACGAGATTGTCAAGGGTTGGATTGCAGATGTGAGGGGTCTGGCTCACCGTGTTCAGGATATAATGGACAAGTATTCATTCCATGCTCTTAAATTGGAAGAAGAAAATGCTGTCAAGAAACTCTTCACCAGAACAAAATATCTGACAGTTTTCAGTGAAATTGCTCAAGAGATTAGCAACATAGAGACGCAAATTGGAAATGTTGTAATGAGGAAAAAATGGTGGCTGAAGAAGTCCCACTACAATGCCAATACGCTTGCAGATATTGAAAGGAAACGGTCGCAAGACTGCCTTCTAGCTCCAGATGATCTAGTTGGGATAGAAGACAACAGGAAACTATTGACTGACTGGTTGTACTCAGGTGAGCAGGATAACACAATCATAACAGTATCTGGTATGGGTGGATTGGGGAAAACAGCCCTGGTCAACAATGTGTATGAACGGGAGAAGACCAATTTCAAAGCTTGTGTTTGGATTGTCGTGTCACAGACatatgatgttgttgatttgtTGAGGAAACTTGTCAAGAAGATCGGGTCTCCTCAACAGACACAGCTATCAGATTTAGATGCTCGTGacctgaaaaacaaaataaaggaaaTGCTAAAGCATGGGAACTTTCTGATTGTACTAGATGATGTTTGGAATCGAGAAGCATATACTCAAATAGTGGATGCATTCCCACCCTGTCAAGGAAGTTGCATAATCATCACAACACGGCAGGGTGATGTAGCAGCTCTTGCTCACCCGACACGTCAACTCAAACTCCATCCATTGGAGCATAGTGACGCGTTTGATCTCTTCTGCAGAAGGGCTTTCTACAAGAACTACAAGTGTCCTCAGAACCTCGAGAAACTGGGCAATGATATAGTAGTTAGGTGCCAAGGCTTGCCACTGGCAATCGTATCTATAGGTGGCCTTTTGTCTTCATTGCCACCGGAGAATCATGCCTGGAATGAAACATACAAGCAGCTTCGAAGTGAGCTCACAAACAACAACCATGTTCAAGCGATTCTGAATCTGAGCTACCATGACTTACCAGGAGATCTTAGAAACTGCTTCCTGTATTGTAGTCTGTTCCCAGAAGATCATCAGTTATCACGCGAGACTCTCGTCCGGTTGTGGGTGGCAGAAGGCTTTGTGGTGCAGAATGAAGAGAACTCACCGGAGGAGGTTGCTGAAAAACATCTTCGGGAATTGATACAAAGGAATATGCTACAGGTTGTGGAAAATGATGAGCTAGGCAGGGTTAGTACCTGTAAGATGCATGACCTTGTGCGGGACTTGGCTCTTTGTATCGCTAAACAGGAGAAATTTGGTTGTGCAAATGATTATGGCACCATGCAGAGGATGGATAAGGAAGTCCGTCGCTTGTCATCGTGTGGATGGAAGGGCAAGGCTGTGATGCAAGTTAAATTCATGCGTCTCCGGACACTGGTAGCACATGGAATGACAGCACCTTCCCGTCACATGTTGTCCTCGATTTTGTCTGAATCCAGCTATCTTACTGTTCTCGAGCTGCAAGATTCTGAAATAACTGAAGTGCCTGAATCCATAGGAGACCTGTTTAACCTACGCTACATTGGCCTGCAGCGCACTAAAGTCAAAGCACTTCCAGAGTCTATTGGGAAGCTCTCAAGCCTCCAGACTCTCAACATCAAGCAAACCAAAATACAAAAGCTACCACGAGGCATTGTTAAGATCAAGAAGCTGCAGCATCTTCTAGCTGACAGATATGAAGATGAGAACCGCTCACAGTTTCGGTATTTTCTTGGAGTGCAAGCACCCAAAGAGCTATCCAGCTTGGAAGAACTCCAGACCCTTGAGACCGTGGAAGCAAGCAAGGAACTGGCCGAGCAGCTGAAGAAACTCATGAACCTAAGGAGTCTGTGGATCGACAACATAAATGCTGATGACTGCGCAAATCTTTTTGCTACACTGTCGAAGATGCCGCTTCTTTCCAGCTTGCTTCTATCTGCGAGTGATGAGAACGAACTACTTTGCTTGGAAGCTCTTAAGCCAGAATCAGAGGATCTCCATAGGTTGATTGTCAGAGGGTGCTGGGCAGCTGGGACACTAGAGTACCCAATATTTCGTGACcatggaaaaaatctcaaGTACTTGGCCATAAGCTGGTGCCGTCTTCAGGAGGATCCTCTACTCCTGCTTGCACCATACGTGCCAAACCTTGCCTATCTTAGCCTTAACAGGGTGAGTATTGCAAGCACCTTGGTTCTTTCTGCAGGGTGCTTCCCACATCTGAAGACACTCGTCTTGCAGCGTATGCCTGATGTAAACCATCTGGAGATCATAGGCGGTGCCCTCCAGCATATTGAATGTTTATATGTAGTGTCACTGCCAAAGCTAGATAAGGTCCCTCGAGGCATCGAGTCCCTTGGGTATCTCAAGAAGCTGTGGCTGCAGGGTCTGCATACGAACTTCAGATTTGAATGGGAGAAAAATGGAATGCACCAAAAGATGCAGCATGTTCCAGAACTGCGCGTCAAGGGCTAG
- the LOC102704283 gene encoding disease resistance protein RPM1-like isoform X2: MEAVILAVSKIGSVLVEEATKAAITELSEKATNLKELPLKVEEMEKELKTMNNVIKQMSTEHLTDEIVKGWIADVRGLAHRVQDIMDKYSFHALKLEEENAVKKLFTRTKYLTVFSEIAQEISNIETQIGNVVMRKKWWLKKSHYNANTLADIERKRSQDCLLAPDDLVGIEDNRKLLTDWLYSGEQDNTIITVSGMGGLGKTALVNNVYEREKTNFKACVWIVVSQTYDVVDLLRKLVKKIGSPQQTQLSDLDARDLKNKIKEMLKHGNFLIVLDDVWNREAYTQIVDAFPPCQGSCIIITTRQGDVAALAHPTRQLKLHPLEHSDAFDLFCRRAFYKNYKCPQNLEKLGNDIVVRCQGLPLAIVSIGGLLSSLPPENHAWNETYKQLRSELTNNNHVQAILNLSYHDLPGDLRNCFLYCSLFPEDHQLSRETLVRLWVAEGFVVQNEENSPEEVAEKHLRELIQRNMLQVVENDELGRVSTCKMHDLVRDLALCIAKQEKFGCANDYGTMQRMDKEVRRLSSCGWKGKAVMQVKFMRLRTLVAHGMTAPSRHMLSSILSESSYLTVLELQDSEITEVPESIGDLFNLRYIGLQRTKVKALPESIGKLSSLQTLNIKQTKIQKLPRGIVKIKKLQHLLADRYEDENRSQFRYFLGVQAPKELSSLEELQTLETVEASKELAEQLKKLMNLRSLWIDNINADDCANLFATLSKMPLLSSLLLSASDENELLCLEALKPESEDLHRLIVRGCWAAGTLEYPIFRDHGKNLKYLAISWCRLQEDPLLLLAPYVPNLAYLSLNRVSIASTLVLSAGCFPHLKTLVLQRMPDVNHLEIIGGALQHIECLYVVSLPKLDKVPRGIESLGYLKKLWLQGLHTNFRFEWEKNGMHQKMQHVPELRVKG, from the coding sequence ATGGAGGCTGTAATCCTTGCTGTTTCAAAGATTGGTTCTGTTTTAGTGGAGGAGGCCACCAAAGCTGCTATAACCGAGCTATCTGAAAAAGCTACAAATCTGAAGGAACTGCCATTAAAGGTTGAGGAAATGGAGAAGGAACTAAAGACGATGAACAATGTTATAAAACAGATGAGCACAGAACATCTTACAGACGAGATTGTCAAGGGTTGGATTGCAGATGTGAGGGGTCTGGCTCACCGTGTTCAGGATATAATGGACAAGTATTCATTCCATGCTCTTAAATTGGAAGAAGAAAATGCTGTCAAGAAACTCTTCACCAGAACAAAATATCTGACAGTTTTCAGTGAAATTGCTCAAGAGATTAGCAACATAGAGACGCAAATTGGAAATGTTGTAATGAGGAAAAAATGGTGGCTGAAGAAGTCCCACTACAATGCCAATACGCTTGCAGATATTGAAAGGAAACGGTCGCAAGACTGCCTTCTAGCTCCAGATGATCTAGTTGGGATAGAAGACAACAGGAAACTATTGACTGACTGGTTGTACTCAGGTGAGCAGGATAACACAATCATAACAGTATCTGGTATGGGTGGATTGGGGAAAACAGCCCTGGTCAACAATGTGTATGAACGGGAGAAGACCAATTTCAAAGCTTGTGTTTGGATTGTCGTGTCACAGACatatgatgttgttgatttgtTGAGGAAACTTGTCAAGAAGATCGGGTCTCCTCAACAGACACAGCTATCAGATTTAGATGCTCGTGacctgaaaaacaaaataaaggaaaTGCTAAAGCATGGGAACTTTCTGATTGTACTAGATGATGTTTGGAATCGAGAAGCATATACTCAAATAGTGGATGCATTCCCACCCTGTCAAGGAAGTTGCATAATCATCACAACACGGCAGGGTGATGTAGCAGCTCTTGCTCACCCGACACGTCAACTCAAACTCCATCCATTGGAGCATAGTGACGCGTTTGATCTCTTCTGCAGAAGGGCTTTCTACAAGAACTACAAGTGTCCTCAGAACCTCGAGAAACTGGGCAATGATATAGTAGTTAGGTGCCAAGGCTTGCCACTGGCAATCGTATCTATAGGTGGCCTTTTGTCTTCATTGCCACCGGAGAATCATGCCTGGAATGAAACATACAAGCAGCTTCGAAGTGAGCTCACAAACAACAACCATGTTCAAGCGATTCTGAATCTGAGCTACCATGACTTACCAGGAGATCTTAGAAACTGCTTCCTGTATTGTAGTCTGTTCCCAGAAGATCATCAGTTATCACGCGAGACTCTCGTCCGGTTGTGGGTGGCAGAAGGCTTTGTGGTGCAGAATGAAGAGAACTCACCGGAGGAGGTTGCTGAAAAACATCTTCGGGAATTGATACAAAGGAATATGCTACAGGTTGTGGAAAATGATGAGCTAGGCAGGGTTAGTACCTGTAAGATGCATGACCTTGTGCGGGACTTGGCTCTTTGTATCGCTAAACAGGAGAAATTTGGTTGTGCAAATGATTATGGCACCATGCAGAGGATGGATAAGGAAGTCCGTCGCTTGTCATCGTGTGGATGGAAGGGCAAGGCTGTGATGCAAGTTAAATTCATGCGTCTCCGGACACTGGTAGCACATGGAATGACAGCACCTTCCCGTCACATGTTGTCCTCGATTTTGTCTGAATCCAGCTATCTTACTGTTCTCGAGCTGCAAGATTCTGAAATAACTGAAGTGCCTGAATCCATAGGAGACCTGTTTAACCTACGCTACATTGGCCTGCAGCGCACTAAAGTCAAAGCACTTCCAGAGTCTATTGGGAAGCTCTCAAGCCTCCAGACTCTCAACATCAAGCAAACCAAAATACAAAAGCTACCACGAGGCATTGTTAAGATCAAGAAGCTGCAGCATCTTCTAGCTGACAGATATGAAGATGAGAACCGCTCACAGTTTCGGTATTTTCTTGGAGTGCAAGCACCCAAAGAGCTATCCAGCTTGGAAGAACTCCAGACCCTTGAGACCGTGGAAGCAAGCAAGGAACTGGCCGAGCAGCTGAAGAAACTCATGAACCTAAGGAGTCTGTGGATCGACAACATAAATGCTGATGACTGCGCAAATCTTTTTGCTACACTGTCGAAGATGCCGCTTCTTTCCAGCTTGCTTCTATCTGCGAGTGATGAGAACGAACTACTTTGCTTGGAAGCTCTTAAGCCAGAATCAGAGGATCTCCATAGGTTGATTGTCAGAGGGTGCTGGGCAGCTGGGACACTAGAGTACCCAATATTTCGTGACcatggaaaaaatctcaaGTACTTGGCCATAAGCTGGTGCCGTCTTCAGGAGGATCCTCTACTCCTGCTTGCACCATACGTGCCAAACCTTGCCTATCTTAGCCTTAACAGGGTGAGTATTGCAAGCACCTTGGTTCTTTCTGCAGGGTGCTTCCCACATCTGAAGACACTCGTCTTGCAGCGTATGCCTGATGTAAACCATCTGGAGATCATAGGCGGTGCCCTCCAGCATATTGAATGTTTATATGTAGTGTCACTGCCAAAGCTAGATAAGGTCCCTCGAGGCATCGAGTCCCTTGGGTATCTCAAGAAGCTGTGGCTGCAGGGTCTGCATACGAACTTCAGATTTGAATGGGAGAAAAATGGAATGCACCAAAAGATGCAGCATGTTCCAGAACTGCGCGTCAAGGGCTAG